The Longimicrobium sp. nucleotide sequence GCGGCGCGGATCAGCCGGTCGACGTGCTCTTCTGGCGTGGAGGGGATGGACAGGATTCGCCCCAGCTGCCGGTCGCTGAGCATTCCCGTCAGGCCGTCGGAGCACAGCATCAGCAGGTCGCCGGGGCGCAGCTCTCCCCCCAGCAGGTCCGGCGGCACGCCGAAGGGGCCGGTGCCCAGCGCGCGGGTAAGGATGTGCGAAAGGCGATGGCGGCGCGCGCCGGCGGGGGTCAGCCGGCCCTCGTCTACCTCGCGCTGCACCCAGGTGTGGTCCCTGGTCACCTGGGCCAGCGCATCGCCGCGCAGCAGGTAGGCGCGGCTGTCGCCCACGTGGCCGATGCGGTAGGTGCCGTCGGTGCAGAGCACGCAGGCCGTGGCGGTGGTGCCCATGCCGTGCGTGGCGGGGTGGGCGGCCACGTGCTCCGCGATGGCCCGGTCGGCCGCGCCGAACGACTCCACCATCACCTGCGCCAGCTCGTCGGCCTGCAGGCCGCGGTCGATGCCCTCGCGCAGCGCCCCGCCCACCGCCTCGGCGGCCAGGGCGCTGGCGATCTCTCCCGCCGCGTGGCCGCCCATGCCGTCGGCCACCAGGAACAGGCCGCGCTCGCAATC carries:
- a CDS encoding PP2C family serine/threonine-protein phosphatase → MKLAWKAAGGTDVGRMRRGNEDTCVVDCERGLFLVADGMGGHAAGEIASALAAEAVGGALREGIDRGLQADELAQVMVESFGAADRAIAEHVAAHPATHGMGTTATACVLCTDGTYRIGHVGDSRAYLLRGDALAQVTRDHTWVQREVDEGRLTPAGARRHRLSHILTRALGTGPFGVPPDLLGGELRPGDLLMLCSDGLTGMLSDRQLGRILSIPSTPEEHVDRLIRAANARGGRDNITAVVVEILPSVDDAPQDG